Proteins from a genomic interval of Niabella soli DSM 19437:
- a CDS encoding GNAT family N-acetyltransferase has product MMQIVNNSREQQFEIESEGQKAYLTYRFYKRSIAFMHTFVPELLGDKGIASALAEEAFRYAKEIKKSVMVYCPFVAGFIRRHPEYKEQLDPEYYHNKR; this is encoded by the coding sequence ATGATGCAAATAGTAAATAATTCCAGGGAACAACAGTTTGAAATAGAATCTGAAGGTCAAAAAGCATACCTGACCTATCGTTTTTATAAACGCAGCATCGCATTCATGCATACTTTTGTTCCGGAGTTGCTGGGTGATAAGGGCATTGCCAGCGCGCTTGCCGAAGAAGCGTTTCGCTATGCCAAAGAAATAAAAAAGTCGGTGATGGTTTATTGTCCGTTTGTAGCAGGCTTTATCAGAAGACACCCGGAATACAAGGAGCAACTCGATCCGGAATATTATCACAACAAGCGTTAA
- a CDS encoding hybrid sensor histidine kinase/response regulator transcription factor: protein MKRLFTVIFPFLVTGAAMAQLPVSKLGVEQGLSNETIRSIYQDKKGFMWFGTLDGLNRFDGYSFKVYQNKFGDTTSLLSNVIYGITEDHQGNLWLGTRLGVCRLDPLRNIFRTVYYQNVIEHKTIRLDRDVIKTIACDVRNNILIATELKGLMICPEASLEAVQIPFQDSVGRKLYHYGVQALGFDKFGRTLAFVQGKGICNLNYKDRSLTLLNGTIKYVNNILADGNILWAATNEGIYTYDLTANKVTKPLIKLNADIAMAVAVDSPNHLFIATMGGGLNIYDPLQGKMHYQPGGDGLNDLSSSGIYSLYKDREGRLWIGTRRGGINVLDGNRSKFVTIRHEPGNSNSLSGNFITSVAELANGNLLVATEDNGLNLLDKSTGRFIHYRYDTANPNSIASDNINNITIDHLGNIWLATFTNGICRLLPGTQTFKRYTTVNTKTGVTNKVFNTFYEDRNQTLWASALRRGSDMGALYRYNREKDDFELFDDRLSDLFSLNEDQEGNFWGGGITDLVKIDRVNHRHQFFYIGQFIRTITDDGAGHLWLGTEGGGLVLFDRKQQQIIARYTTTEGLSNNSIFSTLPDSKGNLWLGTFNGLSKFNPEQHRFKNYYRSDGLESDQFHFNAAARLHDGAFIFGGINGYNLFFPDSVGSHSGNAPLHITGIVVDGKSIALMPDYIRKTGGGTITAIAVPYNNAVFTFNFAALEYSVPNKISYAYMMDGWDKDWSYAGNNHTASYTHLREGRYVFRVKSTDRNGNWKNEIAVVVRVFPPWYRSWWAYLIYIAIACALIYSYLKYRSRQAQLKYEVDLQKVEVQRQKAERERAAVALALEKAEHEKDAAELETERTQRALEQSERETEKAIADKEREVAERRASFFTHISHEFRTPLTLIINPIKDILEKSALLPEKEEREMEIVYRNARRMLSLTTQLLLFRREESGWDKIHPAKLELVELCKEIYLCFVQQAQAKNISYQFNCTEAEIELYADREKLEIIFYNLLSNALKYTPAEGNISFSIIAAAVGVDIVIADNGPGIPINSAEKVFEKFYQAKDAAGGGKPGFGIGLYLARQFALAHQGDIKYTGTPETGAVFEVHLLKGAGHFSEEQLGQQDVPAPSVFQEIRQDLEGQEPVVPMRSAVTADTGGLVASEKQSVLVVDDDDTIREYLKLIFEERYQVYDAANGTDGLALAGKLLPDIIITDITMERLSGIDLCHKIKESAVLGHIPVILLTGTSSDALKLQGVKQGADDYIIKPFDKELLLARVANLLKNKNSLQRYFYNEITLTAQDTKIPEQYRQFLETCIRLVEEHLDDDEFTGKKLAAALGMSYSALTKRVKAVSGQSLNSFIRFVRLRKAARLFIDTTANVNEVATTIGIFDARYFREQFSKQFGMNPSEFIKKYRKPFANKFTINKDIMNKGQAG from the coding sequence TTGAAGCGCTTATTTACTGTCATATTCCCATTCCTGGTAACAGGCGCTGCAATGGCTCAATTGCCTGTAAGTAAATTAGGAGTTGAGCAGGGGTTGTCCAATGAAACCATTCGTTCTATCTATCAGGACAAAAAAGGGTTTATGTGGTTTGGCACATTAGATGGTCTCAATCGTTTTGATGGTTATTCCTTCAAAGTGTACCAAAATAAATTCGGGGATACCACTTCCTTGTTAAGTAATGTTATTTACGGGATAACCGAGGATCATCAGGGGAACCTTTGGTTGGGTACCCGCCTGGGCGTATGCCGGCTGGATCCGTTGCGTAATATTTTCCGGACGGTATATTATCAGAATGTCATAGAGCATAAAACCATCCGTTTAGACAGGGATGTTATTAAAACAATTGCGTGCGATGTGCGGAATAATATATTGATTGCAACAGAGCTCAAAGGGCTTATGATCTGCCCAGAGGCTTCGCTTGAAGCTGTTCAGATTCCGTTTCAGGATTCAGTTGGCAGAAAATTATACCATTATGGAGTGCAGGCTTTGGGCTTCGATAAATTTGGGCGCACCCTGGCTTTTGTTCAGGGAAAAGGTATCTGTAATCTTAATTATAAAGACCGGTCGCTGACATTGCTGAACGGGACCATAAAATATGTTAACAACATTCTGGCAGACGGCAATATATTGTGGGCTGCTACAAACGAGGGCATTTACACCTACGACCTAACGGCGAACAAAGTGACAAAGCCCCTCATTAAGCTCAATGCCGATATTGCCATGGCCGTTGCCGTTGACTCCCCGAATCATTTGTTCATTGCCACTATGGGCGGCGGTCTCAATATTTATGATCCATTACAGGGGAAGATGCATTACCAGCCGGGCGGCGATGGGCTCAATGACCTGTCAAGCAGTGGTATTTATTCGTTATATAAAGACAGGGAGGGGCGTTTGTGGATCGGCACAAGAAGGGGCGGTATTAATGTCCTGGACGGGAATCGGAGCAAATTCGTTACCATAAGGCATGAGCCGGGAAATAGTAATAGCTTATCTGGCAATTTTATTACATCGGTAGCTGAGCTGGCCAATGGCAACCTGCTGGTGGCAACAGAGGATAACGGCTTAAACCTGCTGGATAAAAGCACCGGTCGTTTTATCCATTACAGATATGATACAGCAAATCCCAATTCCATAGCGAGCGACAACATTAATAATATTACTATTGATCACCTGGGTAATATATGGCTGGCTACGTTTACGAACGGTATTTGCCGGTTGTTGCCCGGAACCCAAACGTTTAAAAGATACACAACGGTTAATACAAAAACAGGTGTAACGAATAAAGTGTTTAATACATTTTATGAGGATCGTAATCAAACGCTGTGGGCGTCTGCATTACGCAGGGGAAGCGACATGGGGGCGCTCTATCGTTATAACCGGGAGAAAGATGATTTTGAATTATTCGACGACCGCCTATCAGATCTGTTTTCATTAAACGAAGACCAGGAGGGAAATTTCTGGGGCGGCGGGATCACGGACCTGGTAAAGATTGACCGGGTAAATCACCGGCACCAGTTTTTCTATATTGGGCAGTTCATTCGTACGATTACGGATGACGGGGCGGGGCATTTATGGCTGGGAACAGAAGGGGGTGGATTGGTCTTATTCGACCGGAAACAACAGCAAATCATTGCCCGTTATACTACAACGGAAGGACTGAGCAATAACAGCATTTTCTCCACCCTGCCCGATAGTAAAGGGAATCTTTGGCTGGGGACCTTTAACGGCTTGTCAAAATTCAATCCGGAACAGCACCGTTTTAAAAACTATTATCGCAGTGACGGGCTCGAAAGCGACCAGTTTCATTTTAATGCCGCGGCCCGGCTGCATGACGGCGCATTTATTTTTGGGGGTATTAATGGATATAACCTTTTCTTCCCCGATAGTGTTGGAAGTCACAGCGGCAATGCACCGCTGCATATTACAGGTATCGTAGTGGATGGTAAATCGATTGCATTGATGCCGGATTATATCCGCAAAACAGGAGGCGGAACAATTACGGCTATTGCGGTTCCCTACAATAATGCAGTATTTACCTTCAACTTTGCCGCCCTCGAATATTCAGTTCCCAACAAGATATCCTATGCTTATATGATGGATGGATGGGATAAGGATTGGAGTTATGCAGGCAATAATCACACTGCCAGCTATACGCATCTCAGGGAGGGGCGCTATGTGTTTCGCGTGAAAAGTACCGACAGGAATGGCAACTGGAAAAACGAGATCGCCGTTGTTGTAAGGGTGTTCCCGCCCTGGTACCGCAGTTGGTGGGCCTATCTTATTTATATAGCCATTGCCTGTGCGCTTATTTATAGTTATCTGAAATACCGCTCAAGGCAGGCACAATTAAAATATGAGGTCGATTTGCAAAAAGTGGAAGTGCAGCGGCAAAAGGCCGAGCGGGAGAGAGCCGCGGTAGCGCTGGCTCTTGAAAAAGCAGAACATGAAAAGGATGCTGCCGAACTGGAAACTGAGCGTACTCAAAGGGCGCTGGAGCAGTCGGAGCGGGAAACGGAAAAAGCTATTGCAGATAAGGAGCGGGAGGTGGCCGAACGCCGCGCGTCCTTCTTCACCCATATTTCCCACGAGTTCAGAACGCCCCTGACGCTGATCATTAATCCCATTAAAGATATACTGGAAAAAAGCGCACTATTGCCCGAAAAAGAGGAAAGGGAAATGGAAATTGTGTACCGGAATGCCCGCAGGATGCTGAGCCTCACTACCCAGCTGTTACTATTCCGCAGAGAGGAAAGCGGCTGGGATAAAATACATCCGGCTAAACTGGAACTGGTGGAACTTTGTAAAGAGATCTATTTATGCTTTGTGCAGCAGGCTCAGGCGAAAAATATCAGCTATCAATTTAACTGTACTGAAGCGGAAATTGAGCTTTACGCAGACAGGGAAAAACTTGAAATTATTTTTTATAACCTGTTGTCTAACGCGCTGAAATATACACCGGCGGAAGGCAATATTTCATTTTCAATTATCGCAGCCGCTGTTGGTGTAGACATTGTTATCGCCGATAACGGCCCGGGTATTCCCATAAACAGCGCGGAAAAAGTATTTGAAAAATTTTATCAGGCGAAAGACGCAGCCGGTGGTGGAAAACCGGGATTCGGCATTGGGTTGTACCTGGCCCGCCAGTTTGCATTGGCCCATCAGGGCGATATAAAATATACAGGCACTCCTGAAACGGGAGCTGTTTTTGAGGTTCACTTATTGAAAGGAGCCGGTCATTTTAGTGAGGAGCAATTAGGGCAGCAGGATGTTCCCGCGCCGTCAGTATTCCAGGAAATAAGGCAGGATCTGGAAGGACAGGAACCTGTGGTACCGATGCGTTCGGCTGTAACAGCAGATACCGGTGGCCTGGTTGCCAGCGAAAAACAATCGGTACTGGTTGTTGACGACGACGATACGATCAGGGAATACCTTAAACTGATTTTTGAAGAGAGGTACCAAGTGTATGACGCGGCTAACGGAACCGATGGTCTCGCCCTGGCGGGAAAACTATTGCCAGATATCATTATAACCGATATTACAATGGAAAGATTAAGTGGTATCGACCTGTGTCACAAGATCAAAGAAAGCGCGGTGCTGGGACATATTCCCGTGATATTACTTACCGGAACTTCCAGCGATGCATTAAAATTACAAGGCGTAAAACAAGGCGCAGATGATTATATCATTAAACCCTTTGACAAGGAGCTGCTTTTAGCCCGGGTGGCCAACCTGCTGAAGAATAAGAACAGCCTGCAACGCTATTTCTATAATGAAATTACCCTCACCGCGCAGGATACGAAAATTCCGGAGCAATACCGTCAATTTTTAGAAACCTGCATCCGGCTGGTGGAAGAACATCTGGATGATGATGAGTTTACTGGCAAAAAGCTGGCTGCCGCTTTAGGCATGAGCTATTCGGCGCTCACCAAAAGGGTAAAAGCCGTTTCGGGGCAGTCGCTCAATAGCTTTATCCGCTTTGTCCGTTTAAGAAAAGCCGCCCGGTTGTTTATTGATACAACTGCCAATGTGAACGAAGTGGCCACCACTATCGGCATTTTTGATGCCCGCTATTTCAGGGAGCAGTTTAGCAAGCAATTTGGGATGAACCCTTCTGAGTTTATAAAAAAATACCGCAAGCCCTTTGCTAATAAATTTACAATAAATAAAGATATCATGAATAAAGGGCAGGCCGGGTAA
- a CDS encoding GntR family transcriptional regulator: MAGKLVNKNKHLSRIEQVVEFIRKGIEKEQFKFNDQLPTINKFSADYSVARDTVEKAYGLLKRSGYIQSVPGKGYFVAARKKDQLRILLVLNKLSAYKKIVYNSFVKALGEKAWVDLQVHHYNFGLLKEIIESKIGQYHYYAIMPHFDGKLKQSDLIKILKSIPEDELVMLDKRVKGLKSDCIEVFQDFENDIYKALVSAKEILAKYTGLSIILRADSLHPKEIIDGAKKFCEQTGRKFDVLSGLEEETLTPGKVYIDTSESDLAVLLKKAKEQGLQPGRDIGVISFNETALKDLLNITVITTDFAAMGTKAAECILNNKKEKVANPFYMIRRSSV; encoded by the coding sequence ATGGCAGGGAAACTGGTAAATAAAAATAAGCATCTTTCGAGGATAGAACAGGTTGTTGAATTCATTAGAAAAGGAATAGAAAAGGAACAATTTAAGTTTAATGATCAGCTTCCTACTATAAATAAATTCAGTGCAGACTATAGCGTGGCACGGGATACGGTGGAGAAAGCCTATGGTTTATTGAAACGGAGCGGATATATCCAATCGGTGCCGGGCAAGGGCTATTTTGTTGCGGCAAGGAAAAAGGATCAGTTGCGGATATTACTTGTTTTGAATAAGCTTAGCGCCTATAAAAAAATCGTTTACAATAGTTTTGTAAAAGCGCTTGGAGAAAAGGCCTGGGTTGATTTACAAGTGCATCACTATAATTTTGGACTGTTAAAGGAGATTATTGAATCTAAAATTGGCCAGTACCACTATTACGCCATCATGCCGCATTTTGATGGTAAGCTAAAGCAAAGCGACCTTATTAAGATTTTGAAGAGTATACCAGAAGATGAATTGGTGATGCTTGACAAGCGGGTAAAAGGTTTAAAAAGCGACTGCATTGAGGTGTTTCAGGATTTTGAAAATGATATTTATAAAGCATTGGTGTCAGCAAAAGAGATTTTAGCAAAGTACACCGGATTGTCAATTATACTAAGGGCGGATAGTTTGCATCCTAAAGAGATCATTGACGGCGCAAAAAAGTTTTGCGAACAAACAGGAAGAAAATTTGATGTATTATCCGGATTGGAAGAGGAAACCTTGACACCGGGTAAAGTTTATATAGATACTTCGGAATCGGATTTGGCGGTGCTTTTAAAGAAGGCAAAAGAACAGGGTCTGCAACCGGGCAGAGATATAGGAGTTATATCCTTTAACGAGACGGCCCTGAAAGATCTATTGAATATTACCGTGATTACAACAGATTTTGCAGCGATGGGTACGAAAGCCGCAGAATGCATTTTAAACAATAAAAAGGAAAAAGTCGCTAACCCGTTTTATATGATCAGGCGGAGTTCGGTTTGA
- a CDS encoding LacI family DNA-binding transcriptional regulator: MFKKKKSIHTIARDLGVSATTISFIINGKAKENRISSELIKKVEDHLGHINYKPDIIAQSLRTGKSNLIGMLMEDISDAFFSSIARGVEMGLENSGYKLLFISTKNKTADASLILDLLKEHKVDAFIIAPSPGLEQEISELIESGKPVVLYDRYFKTLNTCNIMIDNRGGAYMGTMELFNNDYKEVAFVTLRSDQVQMADRLLGYKDALAQIGQSKTILLEIPYNLDIHQTSLQIRNFFKKNKTVEAVLFATNYLAIAGLQALKDLGWVVGSDIGIVGFDDNAHFSLFSPSVTAVAQPVGEISRAIVQNIREALTAERICEPRTIVLPAQLIRRESSVKPLV; encoded by the coding sequence ATGTTCAAGAAAAAGAAATCCATACATACGATTGCGAGGGATCTGGGCGTGTCAGCCACCACCATTTCTTTCATCATCAATGGTAAGGCGAAGGAAAATCGCATCAGCAGTGAACTGATTAAGAAGGTGGAAGATCATTTAGGCCATATTAATTACAAGCCGGATATTATCGCCCAAAGCCTCAGAACGGGGAAAAGCAATCTGATTGGAATGCTGATGGAAGATATATCAGATGCTTTTTTTTCCTCCATCGCCAGAGGTGTGGAAATGGGGTTGGAGAACAGCGGCTATAAATTGCTTTTTATAAGCACCAAAAATAAGACCGCCGATGCCAGCCTTATCCTGGATTTGTTAAAAGAGCATAAGGTAGATGCCTTTATTATAGCGCCCAGTCCGGGACTGGAGCAGGAGATCTCAGAATTAATTGAATCCGGCAAACCCGTTGTTTTATACGACCGCTATTTTAAGACGCTGAACACCTGCAATATTATGATCGACAACCGGGGTGGCGCCTATATGGGCACCATGGAGCTGTTTAATAACGATTATAAAGAAGTGGCCTTTGTTACGCTGCGCTCCGACCAGGTGCAAATGGCCGACCGGTTGCTGGGATATAAGGATGCCCTGGCGCAGATCGGGCAGTCAAAAACGATCCTGCTGGAGATCCCTTATAACCTTGATATTCATCAAACCTCACTACAAATAAGAAACTTTTTTAAGAAGAATAAAACGGTGGAGGCGGTGCTGTTTGCCACCAACTACCTGGCCATAGCGGGTTTGCAGGCTTTAAAAGACCTGGGATGGGTAGTCGGAAGCGATATCGGTATAGTGGGTTTTGATGATAACGCTCATTTTAGTTTATTCTCACCTTCTGTAACAGCGGTGGCACAGCCTGTAGGGGAGATCTCCAGGGCGATCGTTCAAAATATAAGAGAAGCGCTTACAGCAGAACGGATCTGCGAACCCCGCACCATCGTATTGCCGGCGCAGCTCATCAGAAGGGAATCTTCAGTAAAACCACTAGTATAA
- a CDS encoding SusC/RagA family TonB-linked outer membrane protein, which translates to MKKSKRLPKWTCLIAWWVFLAICPHFAMAQTQTVTGKIADAKTGQPVIGASVFVKGSTSGTKTNDAGSFSLNAPDHATLVITAVGYLQQEVGANARLDNLLLEPGSKDLDQVVVVGYGTQKKATLTGSVETVSSKAFQDRAVTNIGLALQGETPGLVVTRTSPRPGNEGLNFVIRGLSSVNGSTPLIVVDGTPALNNFSFLNLNPDDIESISVLKDAAGSIYGSAASNGVILVTTKRGKGKTHYDIGSNTRFTTNGITGYSPSMQQYATMWIDANKEEATPNWWVWGTQDNLLKMQQGVEGAYHFATWPNVDYFIFNTNRIKELFATRYSYQNNLSISGGTDKSAYRLSFLMADNKGNLATAYDGQKQYNLRFNYDIKLSDRLKLETGVSVVDAKTSTPSVGLDATLYANDMPFFPAKNPFGQWFPIFNGVDGGANRNPAALTSDGGRDNQNSLTGRVDLKATYQIVKGLSLEAKASMQNERFTEDKYILAVPIYNWYGTRQTGWAGGTDTTKTSYYAKSWTSTLQYYSALLRYNTSFKQLHNISAFAGIEAQKTDYKWIDANRVGFTDLGVENISLASTAVQTNNGFSSQYGNYAYLGRFNYNYAEKYLLELQGRIDGSSRFATGHKFQNYGGASVGWVFTKEDFLNGLNPVLNFGKLRASYGTSGNQATGLGEFDYLSLVKIGTTVLGLPAALQNSSSLLNNGIISYDRTWERVKMKNIALDLGFLKNRLNTTFEYFGKDNIGMLVNVNYPSVLGGAAPKTNSGHFSTKGWEAILKWDDHVKDFAYNIALTLSNTTTKVTGVQGADSYSPGKMGIVNGYPYQPWFVYKTDGYFKDQADVDAYYAQYGSSPDLAGLPKNNAAVALRPGDTKKMAGSGGTITGSGNGTSSLVYAGDGTPHYTFGTNLGASWKGFDISAFFQGQLKQLIMRNGWMSYPFNALYTNQNPSFLGKTWTTDDPNAPYPRLTVNPTRAKWDYANNDFMLQNNRYIRLKALIVGYNLPQAWIRKLKLEKVRVYFSGNDLWELAHVKDGFDPEMGETSQNSGYPFARTWAFGINIGF; encoded by the coding sequence ATGAAAAAGAGTAAACGATTGCCAAAATGGACCTGCTTAATAGCCTGGTGGGTTTTTCTTGCCATTTGCCCGCATTTTGCAATGGCCCAAACGCAAACAGTAACCGGCAAAATAGCAGATGCAAAGACGGGCCAGCCGGTTATTGGCGCCTCCGTTTTTGTAAAAGGATCTACCTCGGGCACCAAAACGAACGACGCCGGTTCCTTTTCCTTAAACGCCCCGGACCATGCTACACTGGTAATTACTGCTGTCGGTTATTTGCAGCAGGAAGTTGGGGCAAATGCCAGGTTAGACAATCTATTGCTGGAGCCAGGTTCCAAAGATCTGGACCAGGTAGTGGTGGTGGGATATGGCACCCAGAAAAAAGCCACCCTTACCGGCTCGGTGGAAACTGTTTCATCAAAAGCATTCCAGGACCGGGCGGTAACCAATATTGGCCTTGCGTTACAGGGCGAAACGCCAGGACTGGTGGTGACGCGTACTTCCCCGCGCCCCGGCAATGAGGGCCTGAACTTTGTGATCAGGGGGTTGAGCTCCGTAAACGGGAGCACCCCACTGATCGTTGTAGACGGAACGCCTGCATTGAATAACTTCTCCTTTTTAAATCTGAACCCGGATGATATAGAAAGTATTTCGGTATTGAAGGATGCTGCCGGTTCCATTTATGGTAGTGCGGCTTCTAACGGGGTTATCCTCGTGACGACCAAGCGGGGAAAAGGTAAAACTCATTATGATATTGGTAGCAATACGCGTTTTACTACCAATGGTATCACCGGTTATTCGCCCAGTATGCAACAGTATGCAACGATGTGGATCGATGCCAACAAAGAAGAAGCAACACCCAACTGGTGGGTTTGGGGTACGCAGGACAATTTGCTGAAGATGCAGCAGGGCGTGGAAGGGGCGTATCATTTTGCTACCTGGCCCAATGTTGACTATTTTATTTTTAATACCAACCGCATCAAGGAACTGTTTGCCACCCGTTATTCGTACCAGAATAACCTGAGCATCTCCGGTGGTACCGATAAATCGGCCTACCGCCTGTCTTTCCTGATGGCGGATAATAAAGGAAATCTTGCTACGGCATATGATGGACAAAAGCAATACAATCTCCGGTTTAATTATGACATTAAACTATCCGACCGTTTAAAACTGGAAACCGGTGTCAGCGTGGTAGATGCCAAAACTTCCACACCTTCTGTAGGGCTGGATGCTACGCTATACGCAAACGACATGCCTTTTTTTCCCGCTAAAAACCCCTTCGGTCAATGGTTCCCTATTTTTAATGGGGTGGATGGCGGCGCCAACAGGAACCCGGCTGCTTTAACATCAGACGGGGGGAGGGATAACCAGAATTCACTCACTGGCAGGGTAGATCTGAAGGCTACTTACCAAATAGTAAAAGGACTGTCACTTGAGGCAAAGGCGTCCATGCAGAACGAACGCTTTACGGAAGATAAATATATATTGGCTGTACCGATATATAACTGGTATGGCACCAGGCAGACGGGCTGGGCAGGAGGCACAGACACTACCAAAACCAGTTATTATGCCAAGTCGTGGACCAGCACCCTGCAATATTATTCAGCGTTGCTGCGGTACAATACCTCTTTCAAACAATTGCATAATATCTCGGCATTTGCAGGTATCGAAGCCCAAAAAACCGATTATAAGTGGATTGACGCCAATCGTGTAGGATTTACGGACCTGGGTGTTGAGAACATTAGCCTGGCCTCTACCGCTGTGCAAACCAACAATGGGTTTAGTTCGCAATACGGCAACTATGCCTACCTGGGCCGGTTCAATTATAACTACGCGGAAAAATATCTGTTAGAACTGCAGGGCAGGATCGATGGGAGCTCCCGCTTCGCTACCGGTCATAAGTTTCAGAACTATGGCGGCGCTTCTGTTGGCTGGGTATTTACAAAGGAAGATTTCTTAAATGGGCTTAACCCTGTTCTTAATTTTGGTAAGCTGCGGGCAAGCTACGGCACCTCCGGCAACCAGGCAACCGGCCTGGGTGAATTTGACTATTTGTCGCTGGTAAAAATAGGCACCACTGTTTTGGGATTGCCGGCGGCATTACAAAATTCTTCCTCCCTGCTTAATAATGGTATCATCAGTTATGACCGCACATGGGAGCGGGTAAAGATGAAGAATATCGCCCTTGACCTGGGATTTCTGAAGAACCGCCTGAATACAACTTTTGAATATTTCGGCAAGGATAATATCGGGATGCTGGTTAATGTAAATTATCCTTCTGTTTTGGGCGGTGCTGCACCTAAAACCAATAGCGGGCACTTCAGCACCAAGGGCTGGGAAGCCATTCTGAAGTGGGATGATCATGTAAAGGATTTTGCCTATAATATTGCATTGACGCTAAGTAATACCACTACAAAAGTAACCGGTGTTCAGGGCGCAGATTCGTACTCCCCCGGTAAAATGGGCATTGTGAATGGCTATCCTTATCAGCCCTGGTTTGTGTACAAAACCGATGGCTATTTTAAAGACCAGGCCGATGTAGATGCCTATTATGCCCAGTATGGCAGCAGCCCCGATCTGGCGGGTTTACCGAAGAACAATGCGGCCGTTGCTTTACGCCCCGGCGACACTAAAAAAATGGCGGGCTCTGGCGGAACGATAACGGGTTCCGGCAATGGCACCAGTTCACTGGTTTACGCCGGTGATGGCACACCGCATTATACATTTGGTACCAACCTGGGCGCTTCCTGGAAGGGATTCGATATCAGCGCGTTTTTCCAGGGACAGTTAAAACAACTGATCATGCGCAACGGCTGGATGTCTTATCCGTTTAATGCGCTTTATACGAATCAGAACCCTTCTTTCCTCGGTAAAACATGGACTACTGATGATCCCAATGCGCCTTATCCACGCTTAACGGTTAATCCTACCCGTGCAAAATGGGATTATGCCAACAACGACTTTATGCTGCAGAACAACCGGTACATCCGCTTAAAAGCGCTGATCGTTGGCTATAACCTGCCGCAGGCCTGGATCAGGAAACTGAAACTGGAAAAAGTGCGCGTTTATTTTTCAGGAAATGATTTATGGGAACTGGCCCATGTTAAGGACGGGTTTGATCCCGAGATGGGCGAGACCTCGCAAAATTCGGGTTATCCGTTTGCCCGCACCTGGGCATTTGGTATAAACATAGGATTCTAA